The Dendropsophus ebraccatus isolate aDenEbr1 chromosome 3, aDenEbr1.pat, whole genome shotgun sequence genome includes a region encoding these proteins:
- the LOC138786691 gene encoding serine/threonine-protein kinase SBK1-like produces MIYLSTDMSGTDTLFMWNHLSPGLQRLLTVHSCANGDTKSRPMTMSPQSTISTLSRDIRLLPSPPLSYLFHIGNYWRSESVTEDQHFVDFLASRMASQVNEITKNMAKHLLHLVSETAENLRSMEVTDHFDILQELGEGSFGKVLMGKHKHSGQVVALKLLRKERTQEDNFLLEYGVSLTLSCHPHIILTHQIVFQTGREFVLIQEVAPAGNLQSIIKPKVGMQEDMVKRCVPQIASALDFLHNRGMVHRDIKPNNVLLMDFECHRIKLADFGLTRLQGTYTSSLSRFVPYNAPELCRLRKGEHLMLHPSLDVWAFGVLVYFALTGFFPWRAAQGCDPQYKEFAWWQVKRDVTKAPEKWKEISVDARAMFWDLFALNASERGSAMDVMKYMQLPWKLQVPS; encoded by the exons ATGATCTACCTGTCTACAGACATGAGTGGCACCGACACCCTATTCATGTGGAATCACCTATCACCTGGCCTCCAGAGACTTCTCACCGTCCATTCATGTGCAAATGGAGACACCAAGTCTCGGCCAATGACGATGTCCCCTCAATCCACAATCTCCACACTCTCCCGGGATATAAGGCTTCTCCCGTCTCCTCCTCTCTCATATCTATTCCACATTGGGAATTATTGGCGTTCAGAATCAGTCACTGAGGATCAGCACTTTGTAGACTTCTTGGCGTCCAG AATGGCTTCCCAAGTCAACGAGATTACCAAGAACATGGCGAAACACCTTCTGCATCTGGTCTCAGAGACCGCCGAAAACCTGAGGTCGATGGAAGTGACCGACCATTTTGATATCTTgcaagaactgggagaaggatcTTTTGGAAAAGTTCTCATGGGCAAACACAAACATTCAG GTCAGGTCGTGGCTTTGAAACTGTTGAGGAAGGAGAGGACCCAGGAGGATAACTTTCTCTTGGAATATGGCGTCTCGCTCACCCTCAGCTGTCACCCGCACATCATCCTGACTCACCAGATTGTCTTCCAGACCGGTCGGGAGTTTGTCCTGATCCAGGAAGTGGCCCCGGCAGGAAACCTTCAGTCTATCATTAAACCTAAG GTCGGGATGCAGGAGGACATGGTGAAGCGGTGCGTTCCTCAAATCGCCAGCGCCCTGGACTTTCTACACAATAGAGGAATGGTCCATCGGGATATCAAGCCAAATAACGTTCTTTTGATGGACTTCGAATGTCACCGGATAAAACTGGCTGATTTTGGACTCACTCGGCTCCAGGGCACATACACCTCTTCTCTGTCCCGTTTTGTACCGTATAACGCTCCTGAACTTTGCCGCTTAAGAAAAGGAGAACACCTCATGCTCCATCCCAGCCTGGACGTGTGGGCGTTCGGTGTTCTCGTGTACTTTGCCCTTACGGGATTCTTCCCCTGGCGAGCGGCACAGGGATGTGATCCACAGTACAAAGAGTTTGCTTGGTGGCAGGTAAAGAGGGATGTGACTAAAGCTCCGGAGAAGTGGAAGGAAATCTCAGTGGACGCCAGAGCAATGTTCTGGGATCTGTTCGCCCTAAATGCTTCTGAGAGGGGCTCAGCCATGGACGTCATGAAGTACATGCAGCTGCCATGGAAATTACAGGTCCCATCTTAA